TGGAAAGCCGCCACAAAAAAGGGTTCCAGGCCTGTGGTCGCAATCTAGAAGTTACGCCGGATATGGACTTTGCCAAGGCCTTCTTCGCAGATCTGCACCGAAACTTCCAAGAAGCAGCCGCTCAAGGCAAAGTCGTGACCTGCCTCCTCATCCAGTCCCTCATCATCGAGTGCTTCGCGATCGCCGCCTACAACATCTACATCCCCGTTGCAGACGACTTTGCGCGCAAAGTCACGGAAGGCGTCGTCAAAGACGAATACAGCCACCTCAACTTCGGGGAAGAATGGCTCAAAGCGAACTTTGAAGCCTCCAAGGCAGAACTCGAAGAAGCCAACCGTCAAAACCTTCCCCTCGTCTGGCGCATGCTCAACCAAGTTGAGCAAGATGCCAAGACTTTGGCTATGGAAAAAGACGCCCTCGTCGAAGACTTCATGATTCAGTACGGCGAAGCCCTCGACAATATCGGCTTCACCACCCGCGAAATCATGCGCATGTCTGCCTACGGCTTGGCAACGATTTAGGCCGCTTTATTGGCC
This genomic stretch from Geitlerinema sp. PCC 7407 harbors:
- a CDS encoding aldehyde oxygenase (deformylating), whose protein sequence is MPQLEASLELDFHSETYKDAYSRINAIVIEGEQEAYENYLKLAELLPDNQDELVRLSKMESRHKKGFQACGRNLEVTPDMDFAKAFFADLHRNFQEAAAQGKVVTCLLIQSLIIECFAIAAYNIYIPVADDFARKVTEGVVKDEYSHLNFGEEWLKANFEASKAELEEANRQNLPLVWRMLNQVEQDAKTLAMEKDALVEDFMIQYGEALDNIGFTTREIMRMSAYGLATI